Proteins from a single region of Nakamurella deserti:
- a CDS encoding META domain-containing protein, giving the protein MRHRTTAAVTALVLTLTGCAVTAVPGVSEESGTTPADTPAATATATAPAAGPSVVGTWTVVAATGIGWRPALPARVEITRDAVAATMGCRMLIAPTASPPDVAGAAVTVSGGPVDFGLRPSDCGPDLDVAEEELADLLTGSMRWEVAGEQATLTATDGESTSLSLQRVLGPAADDPDTFADPGLEGSFNLLYWTSYESSLPVGTEPPPDDARTVPSGPTLVLTMADGRITAEGNCGTVTGTFALEAGHLEVDDLAPVPDAAAVDCDAWSREFDDRVTALLAGAPVLHRTGDEVSVSSRNDRNGVTVSRIAVPADAAFADRDWILQSYRRAGGPVEPAPGGVRAVLRYSDNRLSLTGGCNAGGGSAYIADGVIRTNGLMSTARGCGDPLEAVDEVMLEPFADAPPAYRIDGNTLTITSDTITVTYEGG; this is encoded by the coding sequence CTGCGGTGCCCGGCGTCTCGGAAGAGTCCGGCACCACACCGGCCGACACACCGGCGGCGACCGCGACGGCAACCGCGCCGGCAGCGGGGCCCTCCGTCGTCGGTACCTGGACGGTGGTGGCCGCCACGGGCATCGGGTGGCGGCCGGCTCTCCCGGCGCGTGTGGAGATCACCCGGGACGCCGTGGCCGCCACCATGGGCTGTCGGATGCTGATCGCCCCCACCGCGAGCCCACCCGACGTGGCCGGCGCGGCGGTGACGGTGTCCGGCGGCCCGGTGGACTTCGGTCTGCGCCCGTCGGACTGCGGGCCCGACCTCGACGTCGCCGAAGAGGAACTGGCCGACCTGCTCACCGGGTCGATGCGCTGGGAGGTGGCGGGGGAGCAGGCCACACTCACGGCGACCGACGGTGAGTCGACATCGCTGTCGCTGCAGCGGGTCCTGGGACCCGCGGCGGACGATCCCGACACGTTCGCCGACCCGGGGCTCGAGGGATCGTTCAACCTGCTGTACTGGACGTCGTACGAGAGTTCGCTCCCCGTCGGGACGGAGCCGCCGCCCGATGACGCCCGCACCGTGCCCAGCGGTCCCACTCTCGTTCTCACCATGGCCGACGGGCGAATCACCGCCGAGGGCAACTGCGGGACCGTCACCGGGACCTTCGCCCTCGAGGCGGGACACCTCGAGGTCGACGACCTCGCGCCGGTACCGGACGCGGCTGCAGTCGACTGCGACGCGTGGTCGCGTGAGTTCGACGACCGGGTGACGGCACTCCTGGCGGGTGCTCCGGTGCTGCACCGCACCGGCGACGAGGTCTCGGTGTCGTCACGCAACGACCGCAACGGTGTCACCGTCAGCCGGATCGCGGTGCCGGCGGACGCCGCCTTCGCCGACCGCGACTGGATCCTGCAGAGCTACCGACGGGCCGGCGGTCCGGTCGAGCCGGCGCCGGGCGGGGTCCGGGCGGTCCTGCGCTACAGCGACAACCGCCTGTCGCTCACCGGCGGGTGCAACGCCGGCGGCGGATCCGCCTACATCGCCGACGGCGTCATCCGCACCAACGGTCTCATGTCGACCGCGAGGGGCTGCGGCGATCCCCTGGAGGCGGTCGACGAGGTCATGCTCGAGCCCTTCGCCGATGCGCCGCCGGCCTACCGCATCGACGGGAACACGCTGACGATCACGTCCGACACCATCACCGTGACCTACGAAGGGGGATGA
- a CDS encoding META domain-containing protein, which translates to MTMVMLRTVIGTALVTVALAGCAPAATPRSADSGETVPVPNGSPGQAGTTAMTTAEPSPPGTAGSPVTNAPEPGDEFDGVYRVTADAAVTALTVVIQDGSLLLTAGCDGRSGRVSGADGRLQVTLQEEPPQMSGPYTDHLGTTHTATPTPEPATPDLCGDATAADLETATEVLTAALSVVRSGRDLVLSPADGPGLTLIRQEPAHEVTGRRWELADYRRAGGERVPLGPDVSSWFEISEVELTGSTGCNAVFGAVLAAAAQFRNFGLGRTEKACAEEVMVVENAVTELLYPVTDGMPGVSTYTLSEGFLTLTSDAGELRYRDAGPARGTG; encoded by the coding sequence ATGACGATGGTCATGCTGCGCACGGTCATCGGGACCGCTCTCGTCACGGTGGCGCTCGCCGGTTGCGCGCCGGCCGCGACACCCCGGAGCGCCGACAGCGGCGAGACCGTCCCTGTGCCGAACGGGTCGCCCGGACAGGCCGGCACGACGGCGATGACCACCGCGGAGCCGAGCCCGCCGGGTACCGCCGGGTCGCCCGTGACGAACGCGCCCGAGCCCGGGGACGAGTTCGACGGGGTCTACCGCGTCACAGCCGACGCAGCCGTCACCGCCCTCACCGTGGTCATCCAGGACGGGAGCCTGCTGCTGACCGCGGGCTGCGACGGGCGGAGCGGCCGGGTCTCAGGTGCGGACGGCCGCCTGCAGGTCACTCTCCAGGAGGAGCCGCCGCAGATGTCCGGCCCGTACACCGACCATCTCGGCACGACGCACACCGCGACACCCACTCCGGAGCCCGCGACACCGGACCTCTGCGGGGACGCGACCGCCGCTGACCTGGAGACCGCCACCGAGGTACTGACCGCTGCGCTTTCGGTCGTCCGCAGCGGCAGGGACCTCGTCCTGTCGCCGGCCGACGGTCCGGGCCTGACCCTCATCCGACAGGAGCCGGCGCACGAGGTCACCGGTCGGCGCTGGGAGTTGGCCGACTACCGCCGCGCGGGAGGGGAGCGCGTGCCGCTCGGACCTGACGTCAGCTCCTGGTTCGAGATCTCGGAGGTGGAGCTGACGGGATCCACCGGCTGCAACGCCGTCTTCGGCGCGGTCCTCGCCGCCGCCGCGCAGTTCCGCAATTTCGGCCTCGGCCGCACCGAGAAGGCCTGCGCCGAGGAGGTCATGGTGGTCGAGAACGCCGTGACGGAACTGCTGTACCCCGTCACGGACGGGATGCCGGGAGTCAGCACGTACACCCTCTCCGAGGGCTTCCTGACGTTGACCTCGGACGCGGGGGAGCTGCGTTACCGCGACGCGGGACCCGCCCGCGGGACCGGCTGA
- a CDS encoding DUF427 domain-containing protein, with protein MALDLHRAALERLPDLRTATTPKRVRARHRGRTVLDTTRALLVWEPRRVTPQYAVPAAELTLGLVPTAPTPLPPDLPPVLPPGRFCWHTTPGRAFAAADGPADVEVAFRPDDPDLDGRMLLDFGRFDWIEENQPVVSHPHDPFARIDVLASERHIRVELGGRLLAESGRPVALFETGLPVRYYLPREDLRMDLLHPSPTRTTCAYKGVAGYVSADLPGGDDIAWTYEDPLDDAARVRQLWAFWSERVELYVDGTRYDAAMLPDL; from the coding sequence ATGGCTCTCGATCTGCACCGGGCCGCCCTGGAGCGGTTGCCGGACCTGCGCACCGCCACCACCCCGAAACGGGTGCGGGCCCGCCATCGTGGGCGCACCGTCCTCGACACCACCCGGGCGCTGCTCGTCTGGGAGCCGCGCCGGGTCACGCCGCAGTACGCGGTGCCGGCCGCCGAACTCACCCTCGGACTCGTCCCGACGGCTCCGACGCCGCTGCCGCCGGACCTGCCGCCAGTGCTCCCGCCGGGTCGGTTCTGCTGGCACACCACCCCCGGTCGCGCGTTCGCCGCCGCCGACGGTCCCGCGGACGTCGAAGTCGCTTTCCGTCCCGACGACCCCGACCTGGACGGTCGGATGCTGCTGGACTTCGGCCGCTTCGACTGGATCGAGGAGAACCAGCCGGTCGTGAGCCACCCCCACGACCCGTTCGCCCGTATCGACGTGCTGGCCAGCGAGCGCCACATCCGGGTGGAACTCGGCGGTCGGCTGCTCGCCGAGTCCGGGCGCCCGGTGGCCCTGTTCGAGACCGGCCTGCCGGTCCGGTACTACCTCCCGCGGGAGGACCTCCGGATGGACCTGCTGCATCCGTCACCGACCCGGACCACCTGCGCCTACAAAGGTGTCGCCGGGTACGTCAGCGCCGATCTGCCCGGCGGCGACGACATCGCCTGGACCTACGAGGATCCGCTGGACGATGCGGCGAGAGTCCGTCAGCTGTGGGCGTTCTGGTCCGAGCGGGTGGAGCTGTACGTCGACGGCACGCGCTACGACGCCGCGATGCTCCCCGATCTGTGA
- a CDS encoding RNA polymerase sigma factor, protein MTTADGEVRAVAARTARTSYGRLVAVLAALHGDLQLAEDALSGAFEEALRSWPENGVPSNPEGWLITVARNRQRDLWKSVAHRSTVPLAFDDRRSDRPDPSADVFTDLDPDRIPDRRLALLFVCAHPAIEEAIRTPLLLQTVLGFEAAQIAAAFAVAPAAMAQRLVRAKRRIRDTRIPFVVPPREVLTDRLGPVLEAVYGAFAIARTRPDADVAGDIADEAAYLAVTLAGMLPDEPEVWGLAAMITLARARDPGRRPGQYVPLDEQDPASWDPALIAEGEAYLRRAGTGVPGRFRLEAAIQAVHCARAVTGRTDWQALRVLYEALCVVAPTLGARVARASAVGHVEGPAAGLAALDGLGAAAQTFQPAWAVRAHLLAAAARPADARSAYVRAAALATDPAVREFLRQRAEALPG, encoded by the coding sequence GTGACCACGGCCGACGGGGAGGTACGCGCGGTCGCGGCCCGCACCGCGCGCACCTCCTACGGCCGGCTCGTCGCCGTCCTCGCGGCACTGCACGGCGATCTGCAACTCGCCGAGGACGCGTTGTCGGGGGCCTTCGAAGAGGCGCTGCGCAGCTGGCCGGAGAACGGTGTGCCGTCGAATCCCGAGGGGTGGCTGATCACGGTGGCCCGCAACCGGCAGCGCGACCTGTGGAAGTCCGTCGCCCATCGCAGCACCGTCCCGCTGGCCTTCGACGACCGGCGGTCCGACCGGCCCGATCCGTCGGCCGACGTCTTCACCGACCTCGATCCGGACCGCATCCCCGATCGCCGGCTGGCCCTGCTCTTCGTCTGCGCCCATCCGGCGATCGAGGAGGCCATCCGGACGCCGTTGCTGCTGCAGACCGTCCTGGGTTTCGAGGCCGCGCAGATCGCCGCCGCGTTCGCGGTGGCACCGGCGGCGATGGCGCAGCGGCTGGTACGGGCCAAGCGGCGGATCCGGGACACCCGTATCCCGTTCGTGGTGCCACCCCGGGAGGTGCTGACCGACCGGCTGGGACCTGTGCTCGAGGCGGTGTACGGCGCCTTCGCGATCGCCCGGACGCGACCGGACGCGGACGTCGCCGGCGACATCGCCGACGAGGCGGCGTATCTGGCGGTGACATTGGCCGGGATGCTGCCCGACGAGCCCGAGGTGTGGGGCCTGGCCGCGATGATCACCCTGGCGCGGGCCCGGGATCCGGGCCGGCGCCCCGGGCAGTACGTGCCCCTGGACGAGCAGGACCCGGCCTCGTGGGACCCTGCGCTGATCGCGGAGGGCGAGGCGTACCTGCGGCGCGCGGGCACGGGCGTGCCCGGCCGGTTCCGGCTGGAAGCGGCCATCCAGGCGGTGCACTGCGCCCGGGCCGTCACCGGCCGGACCGACTGGCAGGCCCTGCGGGTGCTCTACGAGGCGCTGTGCGTGGTGGCGCCGACGCTCGGCGCCCGGGTCGCCCGGGCCTCCGCGGTGGGTCACGTGGAGGGCCCTGCCGCCGGGCTCGCGGCGCTGGACGGTCTGGGCGCGGCGGCACAGACCTTCCAACCGGCCTGGGCGGTGCGGGCCCACCTGCTGGCCGCCGCCGCGCGGCCCGCCGACGCCCGGTCGGCGTACGTCCGCGCCGCCGCGCTGGCGACGGACCCGGCCGTCCGGGAGTTCCTACGGCAGCGCGCGGAGGCGCTGCCTGGGTGA
- a CDS encoding YciI family protein, whose amino-acid sequence MRYTLLLHYPEMSPEELGPEGQEYGQRAFAAYADALSAAGVLLSAEVLQPSASTTTVRTRDGRLHIQDGPYADTKEQLGGSFVVDVPDLDAALGWAQQAPSVEWGAVEVRPGAVFYADGAWRPNA is encoded by the coding sequence ATGCGCTATACCCTGCTGCTGCACTACCCGGAGATGTCGCCCGAGGAGCTCGGTCCCGAGGGACAGGAGTACGGGCAGCGCGCCTTCGCCGCCTACGCCGACGCGTTGTCCGCGGCCGGTGTGCTGCTGTCGGCCGAGGTGCTCCAGCCATCCGCGAGCACCACCACGGTCAGGACCCGCGACGGTCGGCTGCACATCCAGGACGGCCCGTACGCCGACACCAAGGAGCAGCTCGGTGGCAGCTTCGTGGTCGACGTCCCCGACCTGGATGCCGCGCTCGGCTGGGCGCAGCAGGCACCCTCGGTCGAATGGGGTGCGGTCGAGGTGCGGCCGGGTGCGGTGTTCTACGCCGACGGCGCCTGGCGGCCGAACGCGTGA
- a CDS encoding alpha/beta fold hydrolase has translation MDSFTRDGLTFPVLDDGDRDATAVVLLHGFPQLPSSFSAVGRALNANGLRTLVPTQRGYAPANTPAGRSRYRTVDLVDDVRALLDTAGLDRVHLVGHDWGGAVAWAAAAWHPDRIASLTVLSTPHPTAMAASLLRSDQALRSWYIGLFQAPLLPEAVLPLVLGRSLRSMGLPADLADEYLAGLRGRLTGPLNWYRAVPFAAGTPIGEVTVPTTYVWGRHDAALGRTAAERTAGQVSGDYRFVELDAGHFLPETRPDDVSEAILLRVRSRAS, from the coding sequence ATGGACTCCTTCACCCGGGACGGTCTCACGTTCCCCGTCCTCGACGACGGCGACCGCGACGCCACCGCCGTCGTGCTGCTGCACGGCTTCCCGCAGCTGCCGTCGTCGTTCTCCGCGGTCGGTCGCGCCCTGAACGCCAACGGCCTGCGCACGCTGGTGCCGACCCAACGCGGGTACGCCCCCGCGAACACCCCGGCCGGTCGCAGCCGGTACCGCACCGTCGATCTCGTGGACGACGTACGGGCGCTGCTGGACACCGCAGGACTCGACCGGGTACATCTGGTCGGTCACGACTGGGGCGGTGCCGTCGCCTGGGCGGCGGCCGCCTGGCACCCCGACCGCATCGCCTCGCTCACCGTGCTGTCCACCCCGCACCCGACGGCGATGGCGGCGTCGCTGCTGCGCAGCGACCAGGCACTGCGGTCCTGGTACATCGGCCTGTTCCAGGCACCGCTGCTGCCCGAGGCGGTGCTGCCGCTGGTCCTGGGCCGCTCGTTGCGCTCCATGGGCCTGCCCGCCGACCTCGCCGACGAGTACCTCGCGGGTCTGCGGGGCCGGCTGACGGGCCCGCTGAACTGGTACCGCGCGGTGCCCTTCGCCGCCGGCACACCGATCGGTGAGGTCACCGTGCCGACCACGTACGTCTGGGGTCGGCACGACGCCGCGTTGGGCCGCACCGCCGCCGAGCGGACCGCCGGGCAGGTCTCGGGCGACTACCGCTTCGTCGAGCTCGACGCCGGACACTTCCTGCCCGAGACCCGACCGGACGACGTCTCCGAAGCGATCCTGCTCCGGGTGCGCAGCCGAGCGTCCTGA
- a CDS encoding RtcB family protein, with translation MIQINSRLLSWASILDELSLAQAERTATMPFIHPHLALMPDAHLGKGATVGSVIPTLGAIIPAAVGVDIGCGMRAVRTGFTRADLVGRDLTLLRQSIERDIPLSAGQQNRRLRETAENRVAELESVAAELLPVIDGRSSRWRLQLGSLGSGNHFLEVTLDELDRVWLFLHSGSRGVGNRIAQHHIGVAQRLAEKWWIPLPDRDLAYLVEDTPEFDAYITELTWAQHFALLNRDEMMDRMIRCLRYWIDAEVEVFDDINCHHNYSASERHFGRQVWVSRKGAINAEAGRPGLVPGSMGTASFVVVGKGNPASLNSSPHGAGRVQSRSSARRTFTGDELRAAMRGIEYRDSDQFIDEIPAAYKPIERVMDDAGDLVEVVHELHQIVNVKGA, from the coding sequence GTGATCCAGATCAACTCCCGGCTGCTCAGCTGGGCCTCCATCCTCGACGAGCTGTCGCTGGCCCAGGCCGAGCGCACCGCCACCATGCCGTTCATCCACCCGCACCTGGCGTTGATGCCGGACGCCCACCTCGGCAAGGGAGCCACCGTCGGCTCGGTCATCCCCACGCTGGGTGCCATCATCCCGGCAGCGGTCGGGGTCGACATCGGGTGCGGGATGCGGGCCGTGCGTACCGGTTTCACCCGTGCCGACCTCGTCGGCCGGGACCTCACCCTGCTGCGGCAGTCGATCGAACGCGACATCCCGCTGTCGGCGGGACAGCAGAACCGTCGGCTGCGGGAGACCGCGGAGAACCGGGTGGCCGAGCTGGAGTCGGTGGCGGCGGAGCTGCTGCCGGTCATCGACGGGCGTTCGTCCCGCTGGCGCCTGCAGCTGGGGTCCCTGGGCAGCGGCAACCACTTCCTGGAGGTGACGCTGGACGAGCTGGACCGGGTGTGGCTGTTCCTGCACTCCGGGTCGCGGGGTGTGGGCAACCGGATCGCCCAGCACCACATCGGGGTCGCCCAGCGGCTGGCCGAGAAGTGGTGGATCCCGCTGCCCGACAGGGATCTCGCGTACCTGGTCGAGGACACACCCGAGTTCGACGCCTACATCACCGAACTCACCTGGGCGCAGCACTTCGCGCTGCTCAACCGCGACGAGATGATGGACCGGATGATCCGCTGCCTGCGGTACTGGATCGACGCCGAGGTGGAGGTGTTCGACGACATCAACTGCCACCACAACTATTCGGCCTCGGAGCGGCACTTCGGCCGGCAGGTCTGGGTGTCCCGGAAGGGCGCCATCAACGCCGAGGCCGGACGTCCGGGACTCGTTCCGGGATCGATGGGGACGGCGTCGTTCGTCGTGGTCGGAAAGGGCAACCCGGCGTCGCTGAACTCGTCACCGCACGGCGCCGGGCGGGTGCAGTCGCGGTCCAGCGCCCGCCGGACGTTCACCGGCGACGAACTCCGGGCGGCGATGCGGGGCATCGAGTACCGCGACTCCGACCAGTTCATCGACGAGATCCCGGCGGCGTACAAGCCGATCGAGCGGGTGATGGACGATGCGGGGGATCTGGTCGAGGTCGTGCACGAGCTGCACCAGATCGTCAACGTCAAGGGCGCCTGA
- a CDS encoding class F sortase, producing MTLRRRWGLAAVVAGVTLTAVGATRLSAAPAADFGTDAAPRTAVVAPSVPTTEPAFSPAEPSSPTPAVPGTTVATPAGPGTTDGGSPPTAVEADPATGTDAPEAGGPVTPAVPAADRPVEVRLDRLAVSAPIDEVFAVDGTLQVPEDPRRVGWWAASAWVGAAAGTTVLDGHVDSASAGVGFFVHLRDLVEGDLVTVTTASGRTVAYAVTARQTFPKSAPLPAALFDRSGPPTLVLVTCGGPFDRDRGSYEDNVAVTAVPVTG from the coding sequence ATGACGCTGCGAAGACGGTGGGGGCTCGCGGCGGTCGTCGCCGGCGTCACGCTGACGGCGGTCGGCGCCACGCGGTTGAGCGCGGCACCGGCTGCGGACTTCGGTACGGACGCGGCTCCACGGACCGCTGTCGTGGCCCCGTCCGTCCCCACCACCGAGCCGGCCTTCTCCCCGGCCGAGCCCTCGTCGCCGACGCCGGCGGTACCCGGGACGACGGTGGCGACCCCGGCCGGGCCCGGGACGACCGACGGCGGATCCCCGCCGACCGCTGTGGAAGCCGATCCCGCCACCGGCACGGACGCCCCGGAAGCCGGCGGTCCGGTGACGCCGGCGGTCCCGGCGGCGGACCGGCCGGTGGAGGTCAGGCTGGACCGGCTGGCCGTGTCCGCCCCGATCGACGAGGTGTTCGCCGTCGACGGGACGCTCCAGGTTCCGGAGGACCCGCGTCGGGTGGGCTGGTGGGCCGCGAGTGCGTGGGTCGGCGCGGCCGCGGGGACCACGGTGCTGGACGGCCACGTGGATTCCGCCAGTGCCGGCGTCGGCTTCTTCGTGCACCTGCGCGACCTCGTCGAGGGCGACCTCGTCACGGTGACCACCGCGTCCGGCCGGACGGTCGCCTACGCGGTCACCGCCCGCCAGACGTTCCCCAAGTCGGCGCCGCTGCCCGCCGCGCTGTTCGACCGGTCGGGCCCGCCGACGCTGGTCCTGGTGACCTGCGGCGGCCCGTTCGACCGCGACCGCGGCTCCTACGAGGACAACGTCGCGGTCACCGCCGTACCCGTCACCGGCTGA
- a CDS encoding DUF4142 domain-containing protein, whose amino-acid sequence MTARSIPAPRTTRPTSRGWWVGLFTAAALVALPGAALAAAPSTQDTTYLTSNIQTSLAEVTIGNLALSKSDDPGVQELADMTIADHTAALAKATAVAQQVGIPVPTEPSAEQKAQAAQLEAASGAAFDQLYAQIQVAGHTKSVASTNTEISSGSEQAVIQYATEYLPVATHHLEMSQDVLDATGGSPTAVPAGTGGDAADGVDPAAGWLLGLGVVAAAGGILLLRGRGARQNSH is encoded by the coding sequence GTGACCGCACGATCGATACCGGCGCCCCGAACCACGCGCCCGACCTCCCGCGGCTGGTGGGTGGGTCTGTTCACCGCCGCCGCCCTCGTCGCTCTGCCCGGCGCCGCCCTCGCCGCCGCCCCGTCGACCCAGGACACCACCTACCTGACGTCCAACATCCAGACCAGCCTGGCCGAGGTCACCATCGGCAACCTCGCGCTGTCCAAGTCCGACGACCCGGGTGTGCAGGAGCTGGCCGACATGACCATCGCCGACCACACGGCGGCGCTGGCGAAGGCGACCGCCGTGGCTCAGCAGGTCGGGATCCCGGTTCCCACCGAGCCGAGCGCGGAACAGAAGGCGCAGGCGGCCCAACTGGAAGCGGCGTCCGGCGCCGCCTTCGACCAGCTCTACGCCCAGATTCAGGTGGCCGGTCACACCAAGAGCGTCGCGTCGACCAACACCGAGATCAGCAGCGGCAGCGAACAGGCGGTCATCCAGTACGCCACCGAGTACCTGCCCGTCGCGACGCACCACCTGGAGATGTCGCAGGACGTCCTGGACGCCACCGGCGGCAGCCCGACCGCGGTGCCCGCCGGCACCGGCGGGGACGCGGCCGACGGTGTCGACCCGGCAGCCGGTTGGCTGCTCGGTCTCGGCGTCGTCGCGGCGGCCGGTGGCATCCTGCTGCTGCGTGGACGCGGCGCTCGGCAGAACTCGCACTGA
- a CDS encoding GNAT family N-acetyltransferase produces MPVLPLHTSRLLLRVMRSTDAAVLAAYRNDPAVALHQDWDLPFALTDAVALLEKQDDVDDLVPGRWLQIGLETADGTVVGDAAVGIDSTGAIAVLGYSLAVEHQGRGYATEAATALIDAVFAGTTVHRILATVDPANHASLRVVEPLGFRYEGLARRAAPVRGAWADDLRFALLREDRTAWLNRTTSPPTEVDLVPLTADRLAEVRRLETFRFQRAFVAPVDA; encoded by the coding sequence ATGCCGGTCCTGCCTCTGCACACCTCCCGCCTGCTCCTGCGGGTCATGCGCTCCACCGACGCGGCGGTCCTGGCCGCGTACCGCAACGATCCCGCCGTCGCCCTCCACCAGGACTGGGATCTCCCGTTCGCGCTGACCGACGCGGTCGCGTTGCTCGAGAAGCAGGACGATGTCGACGATCTCGTTCCCGGACGGTGGTTGCAGATCGGCCTCGAGACCGCTGACGGCACGGTCGTCGGCGACGCGGCCGTCGGCATCGACAGCACGGGCGCGATCGCCGTGCTCGGCTACTCACTGGCGGTCGAGCACCAGGGCCGGGGTTACGCCACCGAAGCCGCCACCGCCCTGATCGACGCCGTCTTCGCCGGCACCACGGTGCACCGGATCCTGGCGACCGTGGACCCCGCCAACCACGCATCGCTGCGGGTCGTCGAGCCGCTGGGCTTCCGTTACGAGGGTCTGGCCCGGCGGGCCGCGCCGGTCCGTGGCGCATGGGCCGACGACCTGCGGTTCGCCCTGTTGCGGGAGGACCGCACGGCCTGGCTGAACCGGACGACGTCACCGCCGACGGAGGTCGATCTGGTGCCCCTCACGGCGGATCGTCTGGCCGAGGTCCGGCGGCTCGAGACGTTCCGCTTCCAGCGTGCGTTCGTCGCCCCGGTGGACGCCTGA
- a CDS encoding GNAT family N-acetyltransferase, giving the protein MVPWYRAVVADGAVVGFVMLAEADAGTPVPYLWRLLVDRSHQRRGIGRQVVARVVDGLAARGHTALLVSWASGPGGPEPFYRGLGFEPTGERDGDETVARLEFGHHGRRGDSQV; this is encoded by the coding sequence GTGGTGCCGTGGTACCGCGCCGTCGTCGCCGACGGGGCTGTCGTCGGCTTCGTGATGCTGGCCGAAGCCGACGCCGGCACTCCGGTTCCCTACCTGTGGCGGCTGCTCGTCGACCGCAGCCACCAGCGACGGGGCATCGGCCGACAGGTCGTCGCGCGCGTGGTCGACGGCCTCGCCGCCCGCGGACACACCGCGTTGTTGGTGTCCTGGGCGTCCGGACCCGGTGGACCCGAGCCGTTCTACCGTGGACTCGGCTTCGAGCCGACCGGTGAGAGGGACGGAGACGAGACCGTCGCCCGCCTGGAGTTCGGCCACCACGGCAGACGGGGCGACAGCCAGGTGTAG
- a CDS encoding alpha/beta fold hydrolase, which yields MPRLFWDHAGHGEPLVLLHGIGSTHADFTALRPALDDRYAVFAPDLPGQGASPAVTGVPSVAALADAIEADLDDLGLHRVHLVGNSLGGRIALELAARGRALSVVAIAPSGLGLPPERLYEGALLGGTRMVLRSSRRLIEPASRSRWGRTVLLTGLRSMPWRASRPEALALRDGIAGAGDFWRLLWHAVLSDVPTDLRIPDIPVVLAQGTADVLAGGQTPRFRVLIPTARFTPLFGAGHAPQSDRPAAILALVDGAVAAARAAGTRSAPEPLGAVRGAPRGD from the coding sequence ATGCCCCGCCTGTTCTGGGATCACGCCGGTCACGGCGAGCCGCTGGTGCTGCTCCACGGCATCGGCAGCACCCACGCCGACTTCACCGCCCTGCGCCCCGCCCTCGACGACCGGTACGCGGTCTTCGCACCGGACCTCCCGGGGCAGGGAGCGTCCCCCGCCGTGACCGGTGTCCCCTCGGTGGCCGCGCTCGCCGATGCGATCGAGGCGGACCTCGACGATCTGGGGCTGCACCGGGTGCACCTAGTGGGCAACTCCCTCGGCGGGCGCATCGCGCTGGAGCTCGCGGCTCGCGGCCGCGCCCTGTCGGTGGTGGCCATCGCCCCCTCCGGGCTCGGCCTGCCGCCCGAGAGGCTCTACGAGGGAGCGCTTCTGGGTGGTACCCGGATGGTGCTGCGATCCAGCCGGCGGCTGATCGAACCGGCGTCCCGGTCCCGGTGGGGTCGCACGGTCCTCCTGACGGGTCTGCGGTCCATGCCGTGGCGCGCCAGTCGCCCCGAGGCTCTGGCGCTGCGCGACGGGATCGCCGGCGCCGGCGATTTCTGGCGGCTGCTCTGGCACGCCGTCCTGAGCGACGTCCCGACCGACCTGCGGATCCCCGACATCCCCGTCGTGCTCGCGCAGGGCACCGCCGATGTGCTCGCCGGCGGGCAGACACCACGGTTCCGGGTGCTGATCCCCACGGCCCGGTTCACCCCGCTGTTCGGCGCCGGACACGCACCGCAGTCCGACCGGCCGGCGGCGATCCTGGCGCTCGTCGACGGAGCCGTCGCCGCAGCGCGGGCAGCCGGGACCCGGTCGGCACCGGAGCCGCTCGGAGCCGTCCGCGGCGCGCCGAGGGGAGACTGA